The DNA segment GTTAATGGCTTTTCCTCTCCTTCAGGACTCACTGTTTTCTTGAGATTTAACTCACAGAGTACAATCACATGCATCTTTTGTAGGGAAGAACCATTTCTGAGATATTCTAAGATATGAGTGACTTGAGAGAGCTTTCCCAGGATTtcatcctttctctccacacctATCCTACTGCTTTCCCCCAATTTATCCACATGGCTTTGAATTAAACAAGGATAATAACAGCTAAAATATATTGTAGGGTAAATTCCTGTTATTGTGTTACATACTTTAGGTATATTAATCCTCAAATAATGAATGCTAAGAGATAAGTTAGCACTATTATCCTCCTTTAGATGAGAAAGTCAAGGCACAGATGAATGTAAAAATTCTCCAGGGTCAATCAGTAAGAAGTagagcctggatttgaacccaggcagtctggcttcaGAAATTATGCCTTTAATTAATATGCTATATGCCTTGCAAAGATGTGTAAACACTTCAATTCAACAATGAATAACTATTTCACTGCATgaaaaaacacacattttcttAACATCTTTCAAACTAATGGTCCAGTGTGTAAATGTTAAAGATAAAGCTCATGGCACTAATTCCTCTTGTGCCACTGGGCCAGCTGTGAGGGAGGCCTACCCAAGGCTGCAGCCTGGAACTTGAGAGTGAAGGCTGAAAGGCAGCTAACCAAGGAAAATTACTCTGTCTTCCTCACTGATTCCCTCCACCTTTTCTCTCCCAGTGGAGCCTATAGTGACTGTGTATCCTGCAAAGACCCAGCCCCTGCAGCACCACAACCTCCTGGTCTGCTCTGTGAATGGATTCTACCCAGGCCACATTGAAGTCAGGTGGTTCCGGAATGGCCATGAAGAGGAGGCTGGGGTGATCTCCACAGGCCTGATCCAGAATGGAGACTGGACCTTCCAGACCATGGTGATGCTTGAAACTGTTCCTCAGAGTGGAGAGGTCTACACCTGCCAAGTGGAGCACCCCAGTCAGACGAGCCCTATCACAGTGGAATGGAGTGAGCTTTCTGATCTCATAAGTCCCTCACCCACCGTGGAGGGGGCTTGCTTTCCCCTGAGTGTCCCCTGAGTGTCTCCTCTCCCTACACCATGTGTTCATTTGCTCCTTGTTCTCCTGTCCTTCAGCTGAGGTTATTGGGGTAGCCCCGAGATAGCCTATGATAGAAATCCTCTGATAGTTTACAGATATCCTGGGATAGTTTCTCCAAATACCTACACCCCCTGGGGAGGCACTTTTGCCGGACAAGGAGAAAAGAGGTGTCCCTGTTCTGAGCTTCCCATGATATCACAAGTCACGGATACTACATGGCCTTGGGGACCAGTCCCCTGCCTCAGATTGGGCTTCTGACACTGTTGCTCTGAGTTCTTCACTGTGATCTGAAAAGAGATGCACCCGCTACAATGTAAGGATGTGCTTGGCATGAGTGGAGTCCAACCTCAGCTATGCTTTTTATTACATCTGTCACCGTAGACAAGCTACTTAACCTCATTGAGTCCTTGGCTCCTCATCCATTAGGTGTTGAAGTCATGTGACCTAATAGCATGGCTGTGTTATTTAAATAAGTTCACTGAACCTTGTAGATACTCAATgtgatttttaatctcttttccagAAATGGCCaattattctatttcttccagGGCAGACTTCTTTCCTCATTCTCATAGTTGATAATTTCAGTCTCAATTGGAGAAGAGAATTTGGGATAAAAATGACTAAAACTGCCTTCTTTTCTCAGGGGCACGGTCTGACTCAGCTCAGGGCAAGATGATGAGTGGAGTCGGGGGCTTTGTTCTGGGCCTGCTCTTCCTTGCGGTGGGGCTCTTCATCTACTTCAGGAATCAGAAAGGTAAGGAGCCTTTGGGCAGCTGAGCCTCCCCACTGACTTTTGGAGGAAGACATATGGTTTTGCTCAAGTTAGTTCTCTGTATATCAATGGCCTCATCTAAAGCTTATTTCCCTAACTGACTTTAATATCCTGGAGATCCAGAAATGTGTAGTCCATGGTTACTTATGGGTGAAACATAAGAGACTGTGGCTTGTAGAGATAAGGAAAGGTTAACAGGCATGAGGATTTGGGGTGGAGATCCTGGGACAAATGCAGGAAGAGACAGTAAGGCTGACTTAATTGCATTGGATTGGTATGAGAGAAACTTCATGGGTCACATGCTGTCAGTGTTTGCCCTCATATAAACCCTCGCATCAGATGATATGGGTTATGGTATTAGGAGGATCTCTGGTGGGGCCCTGGGGCTTAGGACATTGTGTTTTGGGGATGGATCAACCTCTATATCTTTTAAGTATATATCTTCTTTTGTCTCTCCTAGGACGCCCTACACTTCAGCCAACAGGTATGCTCTTTATCTTTTAGAATCGTGTTTAGTCTCCCTAGAACAGATGGTGGAGGAAACAAGACAGAAGCAGAAATAATGAATGACTTTGGACCTGACTTCTCATCGGGCAGTTTACACTAAAGCTTCTTCTTTCAACTAAATAAAAGGCTTCTGCTCTAAAGTAGCTTTGGCTCAGGAAACTGAAGAATATTTCCCCCTTCTAACTGTAATGCTTTAATATTAACATTCCCCTGTAGAGTTATGTCTCGAAACaaccctctcctctgtctcttgcaGGGCTCCTGAGCTGAAGTGAAGATGGTCACACTCAAGGAAGAACCTTCTGTCCCAGCTTCTTCACAGCGTGGAAAGGTTTCCTGCTTAGCGCTGACTCTTCCACAATGAAGTACTTTCTCAGGATCTCATTTGCTCCTGGCTCAGTGACCCTGCAGAAACTGTCCTCGATGGCTTTCTCAGTCACTGCCACCCCCCTGCCCTCAGCCTTTGACCTGGAAGTTCTCAATATTGATTCCAGTACCTTATGTTCTTTCTTCCTTGGTTCCCTTTGTTTTCAACTTCTGTTTCCTGTGCATCTGAGCTCATCtgttcattttactttataatgtGTTCCCTCAAATAAATACGGAGTGAAAATCCTCTGCTTCATACATCTTCAAAAAGAGAAGTCaaagaaaagataaaggaaagatTACATCACACAGCAATAGCGTTTTGATTTATATTCCTAAATTTTGGTCACCTGTGAATCTAGAaagtttcctttcttcctttatttttctcttgggttTTCTGCATTCTGTTATTAGACATGTTTTCCTGAGCTAGCCCTTAATGATCCCATTTTCCTGAGAAAGCCCTTAAAGAACCCATTTCATGATGGTCCTCTACATCTCCGCATTTTCAAAGACAAGTCCTTTACACTATTGGATACAGAATTGGGACGACAAATGTAAGAAATGCAGGTAACTTGTAAGGATGTGCTGCCCTCAACATTTTTGTAATCATgctctttttgtctcttttttcactgattttttaaaagaaagtatataAACTAGGGTACTtcttgaactatttttttttttgttatactGATAGTGGGCTATAATATTTcaatctttttctgtctctccaaTAAACATCACTGATGTGCTGATTCTTCGGCTGGGATTCATTCTTCACCATAAATAGTTCTCAGAAGTCTATCAGGAAAAAGCCACAAGTTGATAACATGCATTTCTGAGGCCCTCCAGTTTCTGTTACAAACTTACTGTCTGTCACAGGGAAATCCCATATGGGTCTTAGCAGAAATCAGAGACCATGCTGGGAAGCAAAAGGGGCTATATGAATACAGTGATGTACACCCAACAGTGGAATACtctgtatttttagaaaaaaatgagactGTCTTGCTATGGAGTAATCTCCAAAATTCACTTTCAGTATATACAGAAGTGTGTGTACCATACACAGCGTTTTGTTTAATAAGGTAGAAGAGGATAATAAGAACATGTACCATGTACCATGTAAACCCATTCATTCAATCTATCTACATATCATCTACTTACATTCATAAGTAGAGACAAAGgaaggatttttttaatgttgccttTAAAGCAGAATGAGGGGATAAGTTGAAGGGGACAAAGATGAAAGCTGGACTTTTCCAAATAAAACTTATTTGGTATTTTAATGaggtatttttgaatattttgtgtaataaaaatttaaataatacgtAAGAGGTGAtatcaaaaactaaaaacaagctGTAATGATTGAAACAGACTTGTCAAAAATATATGATGAGAAGCTAGAAAAgtaattttttgcttttcttttttagcattttttaacTCTTGCATAGAACATTGTGGAACTATAATTGTAAAtcagcatttatttataaattccaTAGACTTCAGTTATATAAAGGAGTTGGATAGGTTCCGAGAAAGGTGACTACATTTGATAAGCAGATAGTGGGTTTTGCTTTTATATTCCTTCTGAAGAGTCAGCTTTAAATGTAAGTCAAATCTAAAGACTAGATAGTAGATTTAGAAGTAATGAATCTGAAACTCATTTCAGAGTAATGGTAATTTGAACACAATTTTTCCATAGTCAGAAGCaactattattttgttttcaaacatagtcaaaatttattttatgcatatgtTGATAATGTGTGAAACAGGTTATCATCTTACAGGAATTTCATAAGCTGATAGTCATATCTGCATTATGTGTACATTTagtgtaaattttatttaatgctaGGGTTGCAGCTTTTCTCTCGCTTTCTTCTTCAAGATGAAGAAATGACTTGTCTCATTTTGTTTGAGATCAGTGTTCTGAAAAATAATGTAGAAAAGTGAATGATGTGAATATCTGAATTAAGATGCTTTCTGTTAGAAAACCCGTTTTAACTGGCTTTACTTTTCATTATTATCTCACATAACACATAGACCTAAGGTAGCAAATTTGCAGAGCTGGTTATCAGGCTGGTGGCATCACCAATTATGTGAAATGCAGGAAAAGACAACTGTTTCTTCTCCTGTGCTTTCATAGAAGGAAGGTGTAACTACATTTAGAGTAGCTAAAAGACTGCAAAGTGCTGAAAGATGATTGTCTTCACTGAGGACAACAATTGGACTATGCAGGGTTTATAAAGCTATTGAAGCAGAGATTAAAATAATGGCTATTAGAAGATAATATCAAGAGGCAGAAATATGCATTTTAGCCAGGGCGTCTATGAACCAAATCATTTTGTACCAAATAAAGAATTTACCTAAAGACATCAATTTCATCAAGTAGCTTGCTAGTTCTTTActtgtatttgtatttctttaataacAGAGGTATTAAATCAGGTATAACAGGAGATATTTGTGATGGCACAGACTCCTCTTTGTTCAACCAACAAGTAATCTAAAGCAATTCTATTATCTAAACCCCTATAAGCTCAGAATAATTCTTATGCCTATAGGCATATTTTGGGGTAGCATACTTTGCTCCCCTTCAAGGCCAGGCTGCCTTGCTTTCtgctttgtgattttattttacttatctcAGATTTTTATCAGCAAGctataaaaattttgagaaaaataatggAATTACATTTTTTGCAACTTTATTATTACTGAGCAATGTACTAAATTATTTTgcttgaatttttgttttaattctcatTACAATTCATCAGTGTTTTCATAACAGGAATCAGGCTAATTTAAGTAGACACCAGTGAATATATAGTTAGCAAATGACAGTCAAGGTGAAGCCCAAGTTTAATTCATTTCAACAGCACTGATTTGCCAGTCTACCATACTATCAGGGATAATTTTGTTGAGTCACTTAGTtgcgtcccactctttgtgaccccatggactgcggcatgccgggcttccctgtccttcactatctcctggcgtttgctcagactcatgtccattgagtcgatgatgccatccaaccgtctcatcctctgtcgctccatactcctcctgccctcagtctttctcagcatcagggtcttttccaatgagttaattcttcacatcaggtggccaaagttttggagcttcagcttcagcatcaatccttccaatgaatatccaggacttatttcctttaggattgactggtttgatcttcttgctgtccaaggggctctcaagagtcttctccagcaccacaatttgaaagcatcaattatttggcactcaattttctttatggtccaactttcacaaccatacacgactactggtaaaactatagctttgactagatgaacctttatcagcaaaataatgtctctgctttttaatatgctatctaggttgtcatagcttttcttccaaggagcaagcatcttttaattttgtggctgcagttaccatctgcagtgattttggagcccaagaaaatgaagtctgtccctgttttcatttttcccccatctatttgccataaagtaatgggaccagatgccacaatcttagttttttgagtgttaagttttaagccaacttttttcactctcttttttcacgctgatcaagaggctctttagttcctctttgccctctgccattagggtggtatcatctgtatatatgaggtatatctgaggttgctgatatttctactggcaaccttgattccaggttTTGATTCATCTAGCCAGTacctcacatgatgtactctgcatataaattaaataagcaggatgacttAATCCCTTTGATTTGGGGTAGGTTCTGTTGATCATTTTGGAAATAGATTAATCAAGTCATAATTTCAAAGATAAATGAGAAATAGCTCATTGTGACTCAAACATTCTTTGCCCCCACTTTAAACTGTATCTCCCCCATCTTTTACTCAGGTTTTTCACTCAGGAACAGATCTTCAAAAACAAGATGGTTCTAAGAATAAGGCAGGCTAGTCTCTTGGTAATGAAACAGGTATCCCAGTATATATGAATGAAATGGGTAATGTCAATCCTCAGTGTCCTATCTCAATCCTCATTGTCTGGAGTGGGTGAAGTTGATGTATAAATTCTGTTCTATGTAAATAAATACTTCTCTATTCTGCTCCCCActccattgccatttcctccccaccATCTGTCTTACCCCTTATCAGAGGTCAAACCCTAGGCTTTCAGATTCACTTCACTGAAGGTGCAAATATTTCATTGACCTGGAGAATCAAGAACCAAAACCAAATTCTGAACCTAGAGCTAAGTAGAGATCTCTCAACAAACAAACACTGCTCTAGGTTTTTCCAGATGAGAACTGGACCACAGCAACTCGACTGTTTGCAGATCCTCTAAATGAGACTGAGCTCTGATAAACTgggactttatttggaaagttaGCTgtctgagaagatggcaggctggTGCCTGAAAGTAACCATCTTGTCAGGGCCTGAATGTTGGGTTCTTTTCAGAGACGGGtggagatgaggaaacaaagtaaaaagaccattTAATTCTTGCAAATACTCCGAGAATGGCAAGCCTCCAGCAGGAAATATGTTAGCTTCACTTTTTTATAGCCCTTCACAGTGGGCAGGGTCAAGCTATCTCCCTGTTAGCCAAACAAAACACCTTAGGTCAAGAATCAAGTGgaaggggctgggcagggctccCTGAGGCAGGTTGTTATGTATACctataataagaaaaacaaaaaagaattaaagtcaCAGATGCAGATCCAGTATGGATTCAAATTAACCCTTATAGTTACAGAGTTACTATGGAGTTTAAATTGAATATATTGTGCTCTCACCTTTagattccttcctcttctcccttcgTCCTTTGATTTTGGAAAAGTCTCTCAATAGTCTCACCTATAATAAAtaccatctttccaaatgagCTGCTATTTCCTACACACTCCATGATTTCAAATTATAATACAAAGCTATATATTGGCAGAGAAATAGACACAAACACatatgaaagagaagagagagcctgAAGATAAACCCACACCTATATAgacaattaatttacaacaaaggagcaaaatatataaaatggagaaagaataatTTCTCCAATAAAAGATGTTGGGAAACAAGATGGccacatgcaaaataatgaaactaaacCACCTTCTCACACCTTATACAAAAACAACTCAAAATCAATTAGAGACTCCTACATTCATAGAAAGTGAAcccataaaactcctggaagcAAACATAGACAGTATGCTCTTTGACATGAATCTTAGTAATATCTTTctgtgtatgtcttcttgggaaaggaaatcaaaagcaaaaataaatgaatagaactgcatcaaattaaaaagcttctgcacatcaAAGGCCAACATCAACAAAAAACAACCTACTAAATGGGgggaaatgtttgcaaatcatatatcagcataaaatatccaaaacagataaataactcacataactcaacaataacaaaaactcaaatttaaaaagatacatgcactctaaTGTTCAcaccagcattatttacagtatcCAAGATAagaaagcaacttaagtgtccaacAACAGATAAATAGTTAAAGAAGGTGttttacatgtatgtatatgagatctcttcaagaaaattagagataccaagggaacatttcatgcaaagatgggctcgataaaggacagaaatggtatggacctaacagaagcagaagatattaagaagaggtggcaagaatacacggaagaactatacaaaaaagatgttcacgacc comes from the Capricornis sumatraensis isolate serow.1 chromosome 22, serow.2, whole genome shotgun sequence genome and includes:
- the LOC138069768 gene encoding DLA class II histocompatibility antigen, DR-1 beta chain-like, coding for MVCLYFSGGSRMAALIVMLMMLSPPLAWAREIQPHFLEYHKSECHFSNGTERVRYLDRYYTNGEETLRFDSDWGEFRALTELGQPDAKLWNSQKDFLEQERAAVDTFCRHNYGVGESFTVQRRVEPIVTVYPAKTQPLQHHNLLVCSVNGFYPGHIEVRWFRNGHEEEAGVISTGLIQNGDWTFQTMVMLETVPQSGEVYTCQVEHPSQTSPITVEWRARSDSAQGKMMSGVGGFVLGLLFLAVGLFIYFRNQKGRPTLQPTGLLS